The following coding sequences lie in one Arabidopsis thaliana chromosome 3, partial sequence genomic window:
- the GATA17 gene encoding GATA transcription factor 17 (GATA transcription factor 17 (GATA17); FUNCTIONS IN: sequence-specific DNA binding transcription factor activity; INVOLVED IN: regulation of transcription, DNA-dependent; EXPRESSED IN: 24 plant structures; EXPRESSED DURING: 15 growth stages; CONTAINS InterPro DOMAIN/s: Zinc finger, NHR/GATA-type (InterPro:IPR013088), Zinc finger, GATA-type (InterPro:IPR000679); BEST Arabidopsis thaliana protein match is: GATA type zinc finger transcription factor family protein (TAIR:AT4G16141.1); Has 1542 Blast hits to 1508 proteins in 192 species: Archae - 0; Bacteria - 0; Metazoa - 119; Fungi - 622; Plants - 726; Viruses - 0; Other Eukaryotes - 75 (source: NCBI BLink).) — MSEGSEDTKTKLDSAGELSDVDNENCSSSGSGGGSSSGDTKRTCVDCGTIRTPLWRGGPAGPKSLCNACGIKSRKKRQAALGMRSEEKKKNRKSNCNNDLNLDHRNAKKYKINIVDDGKIDIDDDPKICNNKRSSSSSSNKGVSKFLDLGFKVPVMKRSAVEKKRLWRKLGEEERAAVLLMALSCSSVYA; from the exons atgtctGAGGGATCAGAAGATACGAAAACAAAACTCGACTCTGCCGGAGAGTTATCAGATGTTGATAACGAGAACTGCAGTAGCAGCGGAAGTGGCGGTGGTAGTAGTTCTGGTGATACCAAAAGGACTTGCGTTGATTGCGGAACTATCCGAACTCCTCTTTGGCGTGGTGGTCCTGCCGGACCAAAG TCATTGTGCAATGCTTGTGGGATCAAGAGtaggaagaagagacaagCAGCACTTGGTATGAGatcagaggagaagaagaagaacagaaaaagCAATTGCAATAATGATCTAAACCTCGACCATCGAAACGCcaagaaatacaaaatcaacataGTTGATGATGGCAAGATCGACATCGATGATGATCCGAAAATTTGCAATAACAAgcgtagtagtagtagtagcagTAACAAAGGAGTGAGtaagtttttggatttagggtttaaagtACCGGTGATGAAGAGATCAGCGgttgagaagaagaggttATGGAGAAAACTCGGTGAGGAAGAAAGAGCTGCTGTGCTTCTCATGGCTCTCTCTTGTAGCTCTGTTTACGCCTAA